In Seonamhaeicola sp. S2-3, the genomic window GCATAATATGTACATAGGAGAATCTATTACTAAAGAAGATAGTTTTAATCCATTATACTTATATAATTTACGCTTGTGGCAGTTGCAAGTAATGTGTGAAATGGAAAATATGTATTATCAAATGCGGTCAGACCTTCCTGTTTCATTAGATGTGGCTTCCATGATATTAGTATTCAATCAACCATTGTCTATTAGTTTTAGAATGGATGAAAAGCAGTTTGATGTTGATGGTACTTATAATGCCCGATATGAAATTGTGAAAAAACGAGTTGATAAAGCTTATATAAAAGGAACAAACGAGCGCATTACTCAAAAAGGGAAAATAAGTATAGTCTATTCTCAAAAACAAGACGAGATAGAGTACATGCATTATATTAAGTTTTTACAAGATAAAAACTATTTAGATACAGATGTTGAAATAGTAGAACTTCAAGATTTACAAGCGGTTACAGGACTTAAAGCTATACGTGTAAGTGTGCTTTATCATAAAAATGAAAATGATAAATCATTCTATACTTATGATGATTTAATGAAAGAAATTAAAGCTTAATCTTATCAATAAAATAGTTTAAGATCCTGCCCCAGAAAATTGAAAAGCAATAGCAAATGCAATAACACTTACAATTATTCCAACCATAAAAACACTGTAGGTAAGTCTAAGAATTTTGTATTTTTTATCAAGAACCAAACCTAAAAAATAAAGGTCTTTTTTCATTGAAGAATACAAATAATCACGGTCTTGCATCATTTCGCCCATAGCCCACTCAAAATCATTAAGCTTCATTTTATGAAAGTTGCCAAAAAATAAAAGGTTAACTTTTTTATTAGCTACATCTTCTTTTGTGAATTTACCTCTAGTAACATTGGGTCTTGTTGCTAGAACGGACAATACAATAGAAGCCACTGTTACAACCACAAAAATAACTGTTGGTGTAATTAAATAATAATTTGACGGATTGTCTAGTTTAGGAATAAGATTTGCTAAAACCATAGACACAATAATAGCGTTTACAGAAAGTAAAATATTAGCTTTAGTATCAGCAATATTACTTAGTTGCATATGGTTTTTTAGAGTAACTCTAAACATAGTTTCTATACCGCGTTCTGGTAATGCAACCTTGTTTTTTTTAAATTTTAATTCTTCTTTTTTTTGCTTTAACTTCTTTTCGTTTTCAACTATCTTGTTTTTTCTTTTAAGTAATTCAGAAAGGTTTTTGCTTTTTCTTTTACCCCATAATAAAGCAGCTTCTGGTGTATGAAAGTGATGTTTTTTAGTTAAAAAGTGAATATTGTTGTCTAACCATTCTTTTTCACTTAATATTTTGTTATCTAATAATTCCCATTCCTTTCTTAAAAGTTCAGATGATTCTAAATAATTCTTGCTTCCAACATGAGAGCAATCAGCATCTCTAATTATTTTTTCTAGTAGAGTTTTAGGCTCATAATCTATCTCAGTTGCCATAATAAGTTGGCAAACAGCTTCAATTTTATCGGCTGGATATTTTTTAGATTCTAGAAATTCTCGTGCAATTTTGGCACTGTTTTTTTCATGGTTTTTACAACCCTTAATAAAACCTGTGTCATGTAACCAGCTACTTAGAGCAAGCAGTTCTTTATCTGCATCTGTTACGTTACAAAGCTCTGCAAGTTCTAGAGATTTTTCTGCAACGCGCTGTGTATGTGTTAAATTATGATAAACAAAAGATTTGTCTAACGCTTCATTTAAAAGATTTGTAGCAAATTTTTCGGTTTCTAGTAAAAGGTTACTCATAAATTATAAGGTTTAATGTAAAAATACTAAACTTTGCATTAAAGTATGTAAACGATTTTATTTGTTGTAAATTTCAATCTTTAATTACAATATGTTGCAAATTAAAAGTGTGTAAGAGAACGAATAAAGTACCGACATAGTTATTAGTAAAAACAAAGAAAGAAATAATTAATATGATAACTTGGAAAGATGTTATTAATTTTTCGGTAAACGGAAATTTAAAACCAGATATTCGTGTTGAAAAAACAGAACAAGAGTGGAAAGCTCAACTAACACCAGAGCAATATAGAATTACAAGGCAAAAAGGCACCGAAAGACCGCATAGCGGAGCTTTATGTACAAGCCATGATGCAGGTAAATACAGTTGTGTATGTTGTGGTGCTCCTTTATTTGATTCTACAATTAAATTTAGTTCTGGCACCGGATGGCCAAGTTTTACTCAACCCATCAAAGATAATGCTATTAAATACGAAAAAGATACTTCTTTTGGTATGGCTAGGGTAGAGGTTATGTGTAATACTTGCGATGCCCATTTAGGACATGTCTTTCCTGATGGACCAGAACCTAGCGGTTTGCGTTATTGTATTAATTCTGAATCTTTACAATTAGAAAAACAAAATGAATAAAAATATACAATTAGCCACATTTGGAGGTGGTTGCTTTTGGTGTACAGAAGCCGTTTTTAAAGAGTTAAAAGGTGTTGAAAAAGTAGTGTCTGGATATTCTGGTGGTAATGCCCCTGGTAAGCCAACTTATAAAGAAGTTTGTTCTGGTTTAACAGGACATGCAGAAGTAGTTCAAGTAACGTTTGATGCTAATGTAATTTGTTATCAAGATATCATAACCATTTTCATGACAACTCATGATCCTACAACTTTAAATCGTCAAGGAGCAGATGTAGGTACCCAATACAGGTCTGTTATTTATTATCATGATGAAAATCAAAAAGAGATAGCTAGTAAGATTCTAAAAGACATGGCTTCATATTATGAAAACCCTATTGTTACAGAGCTTAGTCCGTTAGATGTTTTTTATCAAGCAGAAGATTATCATCAAAATTACTATAGTAACAACACAGAACAAGGTTATTGTAATGCTGTAATAACGCCTAAATTGGCAAAGTTTAGAAAGTTATATGCAGAAAAGTTAAAGTAGGATACTCAAAATTACAGTTCTTATAATTCAGAATTACCCATCCAAATGACGCATCATTTAAGGTTATTTTTAATTTTCATTTCACTTATATTATTAAATAATTGTGCTACCTATAAAGCTCAATATAAAGGCGTTGTGGTTACAGGCAATTTTCAAGAAGAAGATATTATACATTCTTTTTACTTAATTGGAGATGCTGGTAATTCGCCAATAGGAAGTAAGTCGCCCACAGTTGAAGTTTTAGGTGAAGAACTAAAAAAGGCATCAAAACATAGTACAGTATTGTTTTTAGGTGATAATATTTACCCAAAAGGAA contains:
- the msrA gene encoding peptide-methionine (S)-S-oxide reductase MsrA → MNKNIQLATFGGGCFWCTEAVFKELKGVEKVVSGYSGGNAPGKPTYKEVCSGLTGHAEVVQVTFDANVICYQDIITIFMTTHDPTTLNRQGADVGTQYRSVIYYHDENQKEIASKILKDMASYYENPIVTELSPLDVFYQAEDYHQNYYSNNTEQGYCNAVITPKLAKFRKLYAEKLK
- a CDS encoding Pycsar system effector family protein, whose protein sequence is MSNLLLETEKFATNLLNEALDKSFVYHNLTHTQRVAEKSLELAELCNVTDADKELLALSSWLHDTGFIKGCKNHEKNSAKIAREFLESKKYPADKIEAVCQLIMATEIDYEPKTLLEKIIRDADCSHVGSKNYLESSELLRKEWELLDNKILSEKEWLDNNIHFLTKKHHFHTPEAALLWGKRKSKNLSELLKRKNKIVENEKKLKQKKEELKFKKNKVALPERGIETMFRVTLKNHMQLSNIADTKANILLSVNAIIVSMVLANLIPKLDNPSNYYLITPTVIFVVVTVASIVLSVLATRPNVTRGKFTKEDVANKKVNLLFFGNFHKMKLNDFEWAMGEMMQDRDYLYSSMKKDLYFLGLVLDKKYKILRLTYSVFMVGIIVSVIAFAIAFQFSGAGS
- the msrB gene encoding peptide-methionine (R)-S-oxide reductase MsrB, whose amino-acid sequence is MITWKDVINFSVNGNLKPDIRVEKTEQEWKAQLTPEQYRITRQKGTERPHSGALCTSHDAGKYSCVCCGAPLFDSTIKFSSGTGWPSFTQPIKDNAIKYEKDTSFGMARVEVMCNTCDAHLGHVFPDGPEPSGLRYCINSESLQLEKQNE